The proteins below come from a single Xiphophorus couchianus chromosome 20, X_couchianus-1.0, whole genome shotgun sequence genomic window:
- the rbck1 gene encoding ranBP-type and C3HC4-type zinc finger-containing protein 1: protein MASEISPKGNIKEAEALALSLGEAISSGDSEEAAELCKKLSQLSVEVSVNIKSHVYPQDSFRLMVGVQDAESEDYIPVTLIVSTGMTIAEVKDKISQDFGFHPTLQRWVIGKRLAQDQETLYSHGIRNSGDQAFLFILSANAAQLTRQQHNQDQEQQRIAGIVESLPSLQLCPRGVGSGDKTVPPPVPPKNVTPPKPAPKPQLGWACTMCTFLNKPTRPGCEICGAERPQDYEVPDVYQPDQDEVLRIQQEQLALLQYEQAQQLEREQNYLYLLATDDHNLITNTTETDCPICFSTLEPGDGVVLRECLHTFCRECLKGTVINSQDAEVSCADTDCESKLLDREIKELLTEEEHQRFLELRLSIAESRSEHSFHCQTPNCRGWCVYEDDVNEFPCDLCNETNCILCRAIHKDMNCKDYQDDLRIRAENDEAAQKTKQMLENMLQNGEAMKCPRCDIIVQKKDGCDWICCLMCKTEICWVTKQARWGPKGAGDTSGGCKCRVNNQPCHPNCQNCH, encoded by the exons ATGGCTTCTGAAATTTCACCCAAAGGGAACATAAAAGAAg CAGAGGCGCTGGCCCTCTCCTTGGGTGAAGCCATCAGCAGTGGAGACTCTGAAGAGGCAGCTGAGCTGTGCAAGAAACTTTCCCAGCTCTCTGTTGAAGTGTCAGTCAACATCAAGAGCCATGTCTACCCTCAGGACTCCTTCAG ATTGATGGTTGGTGTACAGGATGCGGAGTCAGAAGACTATATCCCAGTAACCCTTATTGTTTCCACTGGCATGACAATTGCAGAAGTAAAAGATAAG ATCAGTCAGGACTTTGGGTTCCACCCTACACTCCAGCGCTGGGTAATCGGTAAACGCTTGGCCCAAGATCAAGAGACATTATACAGCCACGGCATCCGCAACAGCGGAGATCAGGCTTTCCTGTTTATCCTCTCTGCCAATGCAGCCCAGCTTACACGGCAGCAACACAATCAGGATCAGGAACAACAGCGCATAGCTG GTATAGTGGAATCTTTGCCGTCATTGCAGCTTTGCCCTAGAGGCGTAGGCAGTGGCGACAAAACAGTTCCTCCTCCTGTTCCTCCTAAAAACGTGACTCCTCCCAAACCTGCTCCTAAACCTCAG tTGGGCTGGGCCTGCACAATGTGCACTTTTCTCAACAAACCAACACGCCCCGGCTGTGAGATATGTGGAGCGGAAAGACCTCAGGACTATGAGGTACCAGATGTCTATCAGCCAGACCAGGACGAAGTCTTACGCATTCAGCAAGAACAGCTGGCTTTACTGCAATATGAACAG GCTCAGCAGCTGGAACGTGAGCAGAACTATTTGTACCTGTTGGCCACAGATGACCACAACCTCATCACTAACACCACAGAAACAGATTGCCCCATCTGTTTCTCTACTCTGGAGCCAGGGGATGGGGTTGTGCTCAGAGAATGTCTGCACACCTTCTGCAG GGAGtgtcttaaagggacagtcaTAAACAGCCAGGATGCGGAGGTATCTTGTGCAGATACGGATTGCGAGAGCAAGTTATTGGATCGAGAAATTAAAGAG CTGCTCACAGAGGAGGAGCACCAGCGATTTTTGGAGCTGCGCTTGAGCATTGCAGAGAGTCGCTCTGAGCACAGTTTTCACTGCCAGACCCCCAACTGTCGAGGGTGGTGCGTCTATGAGGATGATGTCAACGAGTTCCCCTGCGACCTCTGCAATGAGACCAATTGCATTCTCTGCCGA GCCATCCACAAAGACATGAATTGCAAGGACTACCAGGACGACCTGCGCATCCGAGCAGAGAACGATGAAGCAGCTCAGAAGACAAAGCAGATGCTGGAG AACATGCTGCAGAATGGAGAAGCCATGAAATGCCCACGGTGTGACATCATTGTCCAGAAAAAGGATGGCTGCGATTGGATCTGTTGTCTGATGTGCAAGACGGAAATCTGCTGGGTCACCAAACAAGCCCGATGGGGACCAAAA ggAGCTGGCGATACATCCGGTGGCTGTAAATGTCGGGTCAACAATCAACCTTGTCATCCCAATTGCCAAAACTGTCACTGA